TGGAGGCGAATGATAAAACCCTGGGGGTATTGAACATCGGTTGGTTTCCTCGTCGTTGATAGCAGTTATGGGGCGGCGGTTCCGATCCCAGGACTGATCCTGAAGTGTTTATTTTATTTGGGCTTCCATGCGGGGCCAGGCACCGTCTCACGGGGGCCGGGCCGGGCGGCGCTCACTGTAACCGATTCGCCCGCGGCGGGGCAGTAGCGCCGCGTCCGCGCGCGCCGCATGCCGGTCGCAAGTTACACTACAGCGCAGCGCAGAACCCGAAACCAGTTCGAGCGCTCGCTTGCCCGCGTTGACCTGCCCCAGTTGGAGTCCCTCATGCGTATCGGCGATCTGATGAACGAGAGCGGGGTCGGATTCGGCACCAGCGGGGCGCGGGGACTCGCCGCCGACATGACCGACCGGGTCTGCTATGCCTACACCCTGGGCTTCCTGCAATACCTTCTCGCGACTGGGGCGGCAGCGCCGGGCTGCGAGGTGGGTCTGGCCGGGGATCTGCGTCCCAGCACCGGGCGCATCCTGAACGCCGCAGCCCGTGCCGCGCTGGACCTGGGGTGCCGTCCCCGCTATTTCGGCCGCATCCCCAGCCCCGCGGTGGCGGCCTATGGCATCGCCCGCGGCAGCCCGTCCCTGATGGTCACCGGGAGTCATATCCCCGATGACCGCAACGGCATCAAGTTCAATCTGCCGACCGGGGAGGTCCTCAAGGCCGACGAGGCCGGCATCCGCGCCCAGGAGGTCGAAATCCCGTCCGCGCTGTTCGACGTCGGCGGGATGTTGCGGGCCGGGGAGCCGCCCGCACTGCCGCCGCAGGAGCCGACCGCCAATGACGCCTATGTGCGGCGCTATCTCGACTTTTTCACCGCCGGCTGTCTCGCGGGCCTGCGGGTCGGCGTCTACGAACACTCCAGCGTTGCGCGGGAGCCCTATCGGGTGATCCTGGAAGGGCTGGGCGCCCAGGTGACGCGGCTTGGCTGGTCGGACCGCTTCATCCCGGTCGACACCGAGGCGATCCGCCCGGAGGACGTGGTCCTGGCGCGGGACTGGGCGGCGGGGGGGGCCTTCGACGCCCTGGTCTCCGCCGACGGCGACGGCGACCGCCCCCTGGTCGCCGACGAGACCGGCCGCTGGCTGCGCGGCGACATCGCCGGCATCCTGTGCGCCCGCCGGCTCGGGGTGCGCGCCTTGGCGACCCCGGTCAGCAGCAACACCGCGGTGGAGCGGTGCGGGGCCTTCGACCGGGTCCTGCGCACCCGCATCGGCTCCCCCTATGTGATCGAGGGGATGGGGCAGTTGCGCGCCGCTGGGCTCGCCCCGGTGGCGGGCTATGAGGCGAACGGCGGCTTTCTGCTGGAGACCCCCATCACCTGGGGCGACCGCACCCTGGCCGCCCTGCCTACCCGGGATGCGGTGCTGGTGGCCCTGACCATCCTCCTCACCGCCGTGGAGCAGGGCCGGCCCGTCTCCGCCCTGGCCGCGGACCTGCCCGCCCGCTTCACCCACAGCGACCGCATCAAGGACTTCCCGACCGCGTTGAGCGCCGCGCGCATCGCCGCCCTGACGAGCGGCGACCCCGCGCGCGACCAGGCGGCCGTGGCCGCGGTCTTCGGCCCCGCCTTCGGTCCGGTCGCCGCGCTGGATACCACCGACGGGCTGCGCATAAGCTTTGCGAGCGGGGAGATCGCCCATCTGCGCCCGTCCGGCAATGCACCTGAATTGCGTGCCTATACCGAGGCCGCCAGCCCCGAGCGGGCAGCGCAGATGAATGCGATCTGTCTGGACCTCCTGGCGGGTTGGCGCCGGGAGTGATCTTGCATTCGGACAGAGAGGGAATCCGCAACGACAAGGATCGTGCTTAACTTGCTCTCGACTCGTTACTAAGGGGGACCCCCCGAACCATGCCCGCACGCCAGACCAAACACGAGTTCAAGACCTGCCCGCGCTGCGGGCGCTTGTTCGAGTGTAAGCTCAATAACCCGGTGCATTGCGACTGCGCCCGGGTCGTGCTGCCGGAGGAGACCATGCTCGCGATCCAGGAACGGTTCCGGGACTGCCTGTGCCTAGTCTGTCTGACCGAGCTGGCGGACGGCGCGGACCTGGCGGGGGCCGGTGAGCGGGGCGCATCCGGGGACGCGCCGATCGGCTGAGGTTCTTTGCCTTCCATCTTTGTTGCACCAGGGCGGTTCATCCTGGCGGGAGTCCCCCGGCTGCGTCGACCCCTGAGCGCTGACTCCTATGACCCTCTCCATCCGTGCCAAGCTCTTCCTGGCCCTGCTCCTGGCCTGCCTGCTGGTGGTGATCGGCACCCAGGCCTTCGTGCGCTGGTCGCTGGAGCAGGGGATCATCGAGCTGGCGGACGCGCGCGAGTCCGAGCGCATTGCGGAGATCGCGGAGCGGCTCACCCTGGTCTACGCCCAGGACGGGTCCTGGGAGGGGCTGCGCGGGGACCTGCGGCGCTGGGTTGCGGCACTGGTCGGCCGCGACCTCGGGCGCGCTGCGGACCCGGCGCCGGGGCGCCCGGGGTCTGATCCGGAGCCCGGTCGGGGGCCGCGCGCGGGTCCCGAGGGGTCGCACCGGGACCGCCCGCCGCCCTGGGTCCGCCGGGTGCTGGCGCAGCCGGGGCCCTGGCCGCCCCCGCTCGCCTTGGAGCACCTGCGCGACCGGGAGCGCCCCATCCCGCCGGAGTTGCGGCTGATGCTGCTCGATGCCGCGGGGACCATCGTCTATGGCCGGGAGGAGCTGCTTGCGGGGGCGCGGCGCCAGACCCTGGAACTGGACGGGCAGCCCATCGGCAGCCTCGCGATCCTGCCCGGCAGGCCTATGACCGAACTGCGGGAAATCCAGTTTCAGGCGCGTCAGGGCAGCCGCCTGTGGATCATCGCACTCGGGATGGTGCTGCTCTCCGGTTTGCTTGCCTCCCCCCTGTCGCGCTGGCTGGTGCGGCCGGTGCGCCGTATCCAGGAGGCGACGCGGCGGCTCGCCGCGGGCGACTTCAGGGCCCGGGTGCGGGTCCAGGGGGGCGATGAACTCGCCCGTCTGGGGCTTGACCTCAACGCCCTGGCCGCGACCCTGGAGGGTAACGAGCAGGCGCGCCGCCGCTGGGTGGCGGACATCGCCCACGAGTTGCGCACCCCCATCGCCCTGCTGCGGGCCGAACTGGAGGCCATGCAGGACGGGGTGCGACCGCTGGGGCGGGCGGGGGTGGACGCCCTGCACGCCGACGTGCTGCGCCTGGGCCGTCTGGTGGGGGACCTGCACGAGCTCTCGGTGACGGACCTGGGGGCCCTGAGCTATCGGATGGTCGAGACCGATGTGCGCGAGTTGCTGGCGGCGGACCTGGACGCCTTGCGCCCCCGCTTCACGGCCGCCGGGCTGCGCCTGGATTTGCACGACCGGGCGCCGGTGCCGCTCCTGCTCACCGCCGACCCGGACCGCCTCTCCCAGGCCATCCGCAACCTGCTTGCCAACAGCCTGAAATATACCGACCCGGGCGGCGGGCTCACCGTGACCCTGGGCGCCGCGGCGGGACGGGTGACCCTGGACTTCGAGGACAGCGCCCCCGGGGTCCCGCCGGAGTCCCTGCCCCGGCTCTGCGACCGGCTCTACCGGGTCGAGGGCTCGCGCAGCCGTCACACCGGCGGGGCGGGCCTGGGGCTGGCCATCGTCAAGAACGTGGTGGAGGCCCACGGGGGCCGCATCAGCGCCGCCGCCGCCCCCGCCGGGGGCCTGTGGATTCACATTGAATTGCCCACCTGAGAGATGCCCATGAACAGCCCGCAGCGCGTCCTGATCGTCGAGGACGAAGAGCGCCTGGCCGCCCTGGTGGCCGACTATCTAAAGGCGGCCGGGTTCGCGGTCCACCTCGACTACGATGGCCTGGGGGTCCTGGAGTGGGTGCGCGCGCACCGGCCGGACCTGATCATCCTGGACCTGATGCTGCCGGGGAAGGATGGGCTGACCCTGTGCCGGGAGGTCCGGGCCGAGAGTCAGGTCCCCATCATCATGACCACCGCCCGGGTGGAGGAGATCGACCGGCTGCTCGGTCTGGGGCTGGGTGCCGATGACTATCTGTGCAAGCCCTACAGCCCCCGGGAACTGGTGGCGCGGGTCAAGGCGGTATTGAGGCGCAGCGCGGGCGCCACGCCCGGCGGCCCCGCGGCCGTCGCCGACCCCGCCGACACGGACCCCTTGACCCTGGACCCGGACCGCCTGCGGGTGACGGCCGCCGGCCGGGATATCGAACTGACCGCGGTGGAGTTTGCCCTGCTGGCCACCCTGCACCAGGCCCCCGGCCGGATCTTCTCCCGGGAGCGGCTGATGGAGCGTATCTACCGCGACCATCGGGTGGTCTCGGACCGCACCATCGACAGCCACGTCAAGAAGCTGCGCCGCCGCCTTCAGGAACTGCTGCCGGAGCGGGAACTGGTTCACTCGGTCTATGGGGTCGGTTATCGGTATGAGGACCGGTAGCGACCGCGCGGTTCCCGCGCGCGGTCGCTTTGGTACCTAACAGAAACGTGAGCGCCTCCCCCCAACCCAACAAAGGAGCGGCCTGGTAAACCCGTAACGCGCGCACGGTGTTGACAAAAAGGTCCTATTATCGCCGGACGGGCTGATCAATTTTTTTGGTCACCAAAGACCTCGCCGAAGAACGCGAGGGGTACGAGCAGGCGTCGGCCGAAGCACCTGAACAGCGGGCGTTGGCCGAGGAACGGGGCCGCCGCGGCGAGGCCCAAGATGCGGAACTTCGGGACCTGCGCCGGCAGGCCGGGGAGACCGCCGCGGAGTTGGGCCAGGTCCGCGGCCACTTTGAGGCCCTGCGGGGGCAGGTCGAGGATCTGCGAGATGCGCGAGCCCGCATTGAGGCCGAGCGCGACCAGGCACGGGCGGCACTCCAGGAGGCCCACGGCGAGGCCCAGGAACGCGCCCGGCGCATTGAGGCCCTCGGGGGGGCGACCTAGAGGCCCTGCGGGGGCAGGTGGCCGCGTCAGCGCTTGAGGGCGCCCGGTCTGAGTGGGACCCTGGACCGGGCGCGTCAGGACGCCGCAGAAGCCGAGCGCCGGGCCGGCGCGGCAGAGACCCAGGCCGAACGCACAGCCGAAGCCCTGGAGGTTGCACAGGCAGCCCAAGCCGGCGCCGAGCGGGTCGCCGTGGATCTGCGCCTGGAGGTGGCCACCCTCACCGAGCGGGCGGCTCATGTCGCCGATTTACGCGCCATCATCGCGGGCTCACAGGTTGGCGCGGAAGTGCGGACGGATGCGTCCGCTCTGGAGCTTGAGGCTGTGCCATCGCTGAAGCCGAAGACTCCAGTCCGGCGCCGGCGGCAGGACCATGCCCCCACGGGTGCGACCGACTGAGGCACTCCCTTAGTAGGCAGAGCAGTAGTCTGCGGGCATATTGTAACGCTGCATGTTTGCAACGCTGCGCATAACAACCAATGCAGTATCAGACTACGCAGGTAACTGCGCTACATAACAATAACTGCATGTAAGAGTGCTGCGCGTAGCAACCAATGCAGCGTAGCAAAAAATTACCTATGTGAGAGTTTGACAATTCGGGCGGACCGGGCAAAGATGCATCCGTGCCCCCCCACGGGTGAGACCGACTGAGGCACCCACTTAGTCAGACAGAGCAGTAATCTGCGGGCATACTATACGCTGCACATAACGAATAAGCGTTTATCCGTCGTGCGCGCCCAACTGACCCCGAGTCGGAGCGCGACGCCGCGCGCGCACGACGGATAAACGTTTGTTGGACTAATCCGCTCCTGGCACGACGCCTGCTGCGGCCGCGGTCCTCTTTAAGAGAGGGAATTGTATCCCTGAGGCCGGGGCGCCGGTCGGTCCCGGACCACGTTGCAGCACCCGGATGCCGCTCGGTGCGGCACCAAGCGGGCCTCCGCAGGGCTCCGCGGGGCTGGACAACGGGCTATTGAGGACGAAGTGTAGCCCATTTCCCGGATGTTGGGCGAGCGCGAACGCAGGCCGCGGGCGGCCTGTCCCGGACGGCCGGCGGGCGCTGAGGCTTAGCAGGTGGCGGGCATCAGCGAAACCCCCTGACCACGCCGTAGCGGGGCCAGGTGCGCGGTGACGTGCAAGCGCCCAGTGCGGCACTTGGGACAGGGATAGCCGTCAAAGGGCGCCGTCGCCGCCGGTGCCGTGGCGGGTTCCGGCGTCGGCGGCGGGGCCGCCAGCGCCGCACGGATCAGCGCCAGACAGCGCGCCCGGCAGCGGTTGGCCAGGAAACCGAAATGACGAACGCGCATGAACCCTTTGGGTAAGACGTGCAGCAGGAAGCGCCGGATCAGTTCCTCGCCGGTCAGGGTCATGACCTTGTTGCGACTGCCGTCGCGGTAGTCCTTGTAGCGGACGTCCACCGTGTCGTCCTCTTCATCGAAGGCCAGCAGCCGCCGGTCCGACAGGGCGATGCGATGGCTGTAGCGGCCCAAGTACTCGATCACGGTGTCGGTGCGCGCCAGACAAGGCTTGGAATAGACCACCCACTCGGGCTGCATCAGGGCGTTGAGGACGCGGTCAACCTCCGCGGCCGTGAGGCGCGACAGTCGCCCGTCTTTGAAGGCCCGGCGCAACCGGCTGACCAAACCGCCGCGGAAGTGCCGCGACAGCGCCCGCACCGGGAACAGATAGGTACTCTTGGCCGGATGCCAGGTCCCGTCGGCGCCAAAGGCCCCGCCCGGCACCAGACAGTGCAGGTGGACATGGCGTACCAGCGTCTGCCCCCAGGTGTGCAGCATCGCCGTCATCCCCAACTGCCCGTCCAGGCGCTTGGGGTCCTCAGCGAAGGCGGACAGGGTCGCCCACACCGTCTCGAACAGCAAGGCGTAGATCACCTCGGGGTGGACCTCGACCCAGCCGTTGAGGGTGTCGGGTAGCGTGAAGACCAGATGGTGATAGGTCACCGGCAGCACCGCCGCACGCTGGCGTTCGACCCATTCCTCGGAGGCCCGGCGTTGGCAGCGCGGGCAATGGCGATCACGGCAGGCGTGATAGAGGAAGGGGCAATCCCCACACTGGTCGCATTCCAGGGCGAAGCCGCCCAGCGCGGCGGTACGACAGTCCAGGATGTGATGACAGACCTGCCATTGGTGCGGGCTCAACGGGTGATGTTCGGCATAACCGGACAGGCACGCCGCCATGACCGCTTGCAGGGAGGTATTAGCCATGGCCGGCCTCCAATTGGGCAAGCAGGTCCAGGGTCCCTTCGCCCTCGCTGGCACTGGGCAGCCAATGCACATAGCGCAGGGTGGTCTGGATGCTGCGGTGGCCCATCAACCGTTGCAGGCGCTCCACCGACAACCCGCCCGCCAATTGATGGGTGGCGTAGGCGTGGCGCAGCCCATGGATCCCGCCGACCGTGGTTACGCCGGCCTGGCGCTTGGCGTCGGTGAAGGCCTTCTGCAAGCCGGTCGGCGACAGCGGCGTCCCGGCGCGCCCGGCGAACAGCCAATCCGCTGGCCGATAGAGGCGCCAATAGTCCCGCAACGCCTCCAGCAGGGTCGGTGAGAGTGGGACCAGGCGGTCCTTCGCCCCCTTGCCCTGGGTGATCCGCAGCAGTCGGCGCTCGCCGTCGATGTCCTGCACCCGCAGGGCCAGGACTTCGCTCAGGCGCAGTCCGCAGCCATAGCAGACCGTCAACATCATGCGGTAACGCGGATTGTCGCAGGCGGCCAGGATGGCGGCGACCGCGCCGCGGGTGAGCAGCTCCGGGATGCGCTGCGGGCGCTTGGGTAAGGTGACCTCCAGGTCGACCGTCGGCCAGCCGAGCACCCGCAGATAGAAGAAGCGGATGCCGTTGTACATCAGCCGCACGCTGGCCGGGGCCAAACTGCGCTGCACCACCAGATGCTCGAAGTAGCGCGTGAGATCGGCGTGCTCCAGGGTGTCCGGGGAGCGCCGGGTGAATTTGGCGAGGTCACGCACCGCGTCGAGATAGCTTTCGTGGGTGCGCGGCGAGAAGCCATGCATCTGCATGGCCGTGATCATCTGCTGACGCAGGGGTGTCATCGTCTGGTTCTCGGTCAACGACCCGGAGTGGGCCGTTACGAGTGTGGACGATGGGGGACGGGGCGGGGCCGCGGGTAACCGTGGGACGGCTGGGCTTATCCGCGCTTCATTCGCTATTCAATGGCGCTGCGGGATGGCCGCGGAAGGCCCCGCGGAGCGGATTAGTTCAACAACAACTGCATGTATAACATTACTGCGCGTAACAACCAATGCAGTATAAGACTACGCAGGTAACTGCGCTGCGTATAGCAACAACTGCACATTAATAACACCGCACACGGCAACCAAAGCAGTATAGAAAAATGCTTGATGGGGGAGGTTGACGATTCGGGTGGGGCGGCATACCTTAAAAGGAAAGAGACTAAACCTGAAGTTTCCGGGTTCTGAAAGCTGGCCAGGGCCAGGCACTTGGGGCCGGGAGTTTTCGCAGGGTTTGGCTGGATCTTCGCAAACCCCTCGAAAATCCCCCCAGCGTAACCCCCCGCCGTTCTGGTACCCCCCTGGAAAAGCCGGAAACTTCAGACTAAACTTAACAAGCATCAAAAACCGGGGATAAAAATGAAGATTGTAAAAACTGCGCCCGCCGTGCCGGCGAAGGGTGCGGCCTTGACATGATGTGCCTTTGAGGAGTATTTCGTAACCTTCTGTGACTAGACGAGAAGGTGCAGTCGTGGCGAAGGTAGTCAGGATCTCGGGTGACGAGGTGACGGTCGAGGTAACGGTGCGGCTCAGCGGTAGCCTGCTGGACATGGAAGGAGCCATCCAGGAGGCCACCAACGCGGTGGGGCGCTGCGCCACCGAGGAGGCGCTGCAGCGTTTCGACACCGACGGCAGTGCGATCCGTGTCGGCGCGATCAAGCTGACCGCGCGCGGGCGCGATCCGAAGGAGTACCAGACGCCTTACGGGCCGGTCGAGGTCGAGCGTTATGTCT
The DNA window shown above is from Candidatus Thiodictyon syntrophicum and carries:
- a CDS encoding tyrosine-type recombinase/integrase, with product MTPLRQQMITAMQMHGFSPRTHESYLDAVRDLAKFTRRSPDTLEHADLTRYFEHLVVQRSLAPASVRLMYNGIRFFYLRVLGWPTVDLEVTLPKRPQRIPELLTRGAVAAILAACDNPRYRMMLTVCYGCGLRLSEVLALRVQDIDGERRLLRITQGKGAKDRLVPLSPTLLEALRDYWRLYRPADWLFAGRAGTPLSPTGLQKAFTDAKRQAGVTTVGGIHGLRHAYATHQLAGGLSVERLQRLMGHRSIQTTLRYVHWLPSASEGEGTLDLLAQLEAGHG
- a CDS encoding IS91 family transposase — translated: MANTSLQAVMAACLSGYAEHHPLSPHQWQVCHHILDCRTAALGGFALECDQCGDCPFLYHACRDRHCPRCQRRASEEWVERQRAAVLPVTYHHLVFTLPDTLNGWVEVHPEVIYALLFETVWATLSAFAEDPKRLDGQLGMTAMLHTWGQTLVRHVHLHCLVPGGAFGADGTWHPAKSTYLFPVRALSRHFRGGLVSRLRRAFKDGRLSRLTAAEVDRVLNALMQPEWVVYSKPCLARTDTVIEYLGRYSHRIALSDRRLLAFDEEDDTVDVRYKDYRDGSRNKVMTLTGEELIRRFLLHVLPKGFMRVRHFGFLANRCRARCLALIRAALAAPPPTPEPATAPAATAPFDGYPCPKCRTGRLHVTAHLAPLRRGQGVSLMPATC
- a CDS encoding cysteine-rich CWC family protein, which produces MPARQTKHEFKTCPRCGRLFECKLNNPVHCDCARVVLPEETMLAIQERFRDCLCLVCLTELADGADLAGAGERGASGDAPIG
- a CDS encoding ATP-binding protein, which produces MTLSIRAKLFLALLLACLLVVIGTQAFVRWSLEQGIIELADARESERIAEIAERLTLVYAQDGSWEGLRGDLRRWVAALVGRDLGRAADPAPGRPGSDPEPGRGPRAGPEGSHRDRPPPWVRRVLAQPGPWPPPLALEHLRDRERPIPPELRLMLLDAAGTIVYGREELLAGARRQTLELDGQPIGSLAILPGRPMTELREIQFQARQGSRLWIIALGMVLLSGLLASPLSRWLVRPVRRIQEATRRLAAGDFRARVRVQGGDELARLGLDLNALAATLEGNEQARRRWVADIAHELRTPIALLRAELEAMQDGVRPLGRAGVDALHADVLRLGRLVGDLHELSVTDLGALSYRMVETDVRELLAADLDALRPRFTAAGLRLDLHDRAPVPLLLTADPDRLSQAIRNLLANSLKYTDPGGGLTVTLGAAAGRVTLDFEDSAPGVPPESLPRLCDRLYRVEGSRSRHTGGAGLGLAIVKNVVEAHGGRISAAAAPAGGLWIHIELPT
- a CDS encoding response regulator, coding for MNSPQRVLIVEDEERLAALVADYLKAAGFAVHLDYDGLGVLEWVRAHRPDLIILDLMLPGKDGLTLCREVRAESQVPIIMTTARVEEIDRLLGLGLGADDYLCKPYSPRELVARVKAVLRRSAGATPGGPAAVADPADTDPLTLDPDRLRVTAAGRDIELTAVEFALLATLHQAPGRIFSRERLMERIYRDHRVVSDRTIDSHVKKLRRRLQELLPERELVHSVYGVGYRYEDR
- a CDS encoding phosphomannomutase produces the protein MRIGDLMNESGVGFGTSGARGLAADMTDRVCYAYTLGFLQYLLATGAAAPGCEVGLAGDLRPSTGRILNAAARAALDLGCRPRYFGRIPSPAVAAYGIARGSPSLMVTGSHIPDDRNGIKFNLPTGEVLKADEAGIRAQEVEIPSALFDVGGMLRAGEPPALPPQEPTANDAYVRRYLDFFTAGCLAGLRVGVYEHSSVAREPYRVILEGLGAQVTRLGWSDRFIPVDTEAIRPEDVVLARDWAAGGAFDALVSADGDGDRPLVADETGRWLRGDIAGILCARRLGVRALATPVSSNTAVERCGAFDRVLRTRIGSPYVIEGMGQLRAAGLAPVAGYEANGGFLLETPITWGDRTLAALPTRDAVLVALTILLTAVEQGRPVSALAADLPARFTHSDRIKDFPTALSAARIAALTSGDPARDQAAVAAVFGPAFGPVAALDTTDGLRISFASGEIAHLRPSGNAPELRAYTEAASPERAAQMNAICLDLLAGWRRE